In Acropora palmata chromosome 7, jaAcrPala1.3, whole genome shotgun sequence, one genomic interval encodes:
- the LOC141887301 gene encoding E-selectin-like isoform X1, protein MKTMRQKQVYSTIRNIIVLTFIISGCSGLIHHASFNCSYYTFHENSTESRSWETSRLLCQKSSEGDLVSIEEEEERNFVKDIVKKLPVIKYFIGLKKDNGKWKWLSNQTTVNSSQGKSPWAPGEPSWTPYRKDNCATIYGKYRRYLGRFSDLSCSLRSRYSGHICERAVSCTKHERGTSLTKKTSQVPPVHSTTRTSSQGQPSSHFKAEIKSTVSSMTTI, encoded by the exons ATGAAAACGATGCGGCAAAAACAAGTTTACTCCACGATCAGAAACATCATTGTATTAACTTTCATTATCTCAGGGTGTTCTG GTCTCATCCATCATGCTTCTTTTAATTGTTCTTATTACACATTTCACGAGAACTCAACCGAGAGTAGAAGTTGGGAAACGAGCAGATTGTTGTGTCAGAAATCGTCTGAAGGCGACCTTGTGTCTattgaagaggaagaagagcGGAACTTCGTAAAAGATATTGTCAAAAAACTACcagtaataaaatatttcattggCTTAAAGAAAGACAATGGAAAATGGAAATGGTTGAGCAATCAAACAACAGTCAATTCATCCCAAGGAAAATCCCCGTGGGCCCCAGGTGAACCCAGTTGGACACCGTACCGAAAAGATAATTGCGCAACCATTTATGGTAAATATAGGCGCTACTTAGGACGGTTTAGTGACTTGTCGTGCAGTCTTCGCTCGAGGTACAGCGGGCATATATGCGAGAGGGCTGTGTCATGTACCAAACATGAAAGAG GGACGAGCTTGACAAAAAAGACATCACAAGTTCCTCCCGTCCACTCTacaacaagaacgtcatcgCAAGGACAGCCTAGTTCTCACTTCAAAGCTGAAATTAAATCGACTGTTTCAAGTATGACAACTATATAA
- the LOC141887298 gene encoding uncharacterized protein LOC141887298 isoform X1, protein MSPAEQEMDDCESLPEVKRQDTCVTIEEGDEGSFLSKKESSRKRLKQSLIEEESSTNSYSDPLHISATTSPSKVVVKKDTPGQHQVYAQIHLKQTKAAFHLDHVMQDLGEEPSQVMVDEENCKPSADTLSAGLEKELNRDEDAIVKQNASGQDQCIDCVYAIVDKTMKKLPPAKPAPYQELVYADLSHSPKKSKDGIHQEITGSIYADIDHVESSAMSDSGSQQENEVELTE, encoded by the exons ATGTCTCCAGCCGAGCAGGAAATGGATGACTGCGAATCTCTGCCTGAAGTTAAACGACAAGATACGTGCGTCACAATTGAAGAAGGAGATGAAGGATCATTCTTGAGTAAAAAAGAGTCATCAAGAAAAAGACTTAAACAATCATTGATTGAAGAAGAGTCTAGTACAAACAGTTACTCTGATCCATTACACATTTCCGCAACAACGAGTCCTTCAAAGGTTGTGGTAAAGAAAGACACCCCAGGACAACATCAGGTTTATGCTCaaattcatttgaaacaaacCAAAGCTGCATTCCATTTAGATCATGTCATGCAAGATCTGGGTGAAGAACCATCGCAGGTCATGGTCGATGAAGAGAATTGTAAGCCCAGTGCGGATACATTGTCTGCTGGACTCGAAAAAGAGTTAAACAGAGACGAAGATGCCATAGTCAAGCAGAATGCGTCAGGACAAGATCAGTGCATTGATTGCGTGTATGCGATTGTCGACAAGACAATGAAAAAACTACCACCAGCAAAG CCTGCCCCATACCAGGAACTTGTATACGCAGACCTAAGCCATTCGCCGAAAAAGAGCAAAGATGGAATCCATCAAGAAATCACAGGAAGTATATACGCTGATATCGACCACGTCGAGAGCAGCGCTATGAGCGACTCAGGTTCACAGCAAGAAAATGAGGTGGAGCTGACTGAGTGA
- the LOC141887298 gene encoding uncharacterized protein LOC141887298 isoform X2: MCTDPQATKGRETATSVQSTTRTRWKTQSLPSTAEIDSITPDQHATKETQKATPVHSITRTVWKSQPLPSRAEIDSITPDLHATKEGQGATSVHSITRTRWKTQPFPSTAEIDSIAPVTTHLEKADESSNLIAIIVSVLASLVILGTAAALLLFLVYRSRKKGSKLNIQRYQRQRNIIKLNASIVCLQPSRKWMTANLCLKLNDKIRASQLKKEMKDHS, from the exons ATGTGTACAGACCCACAAGCGACAAAAGGAAGAGAGACAGCCACGTCAGTCCAGTCTACAACAAGAACTCGATGGAAGACTCAGTCTCTCCCTTCAACAGCTGAAATTGACTCGATTACTCCAG ACCAGCACGCAACaaaggaaacacagaaagctaCGCCAGTCCATTCTATAACAAGAACTGTATGGAAGAGTCAGCCTCTCCCTTCCAGAGCTGAAATTGACTCGATTACTCCAG ACCTGCACGCGACGAAAGAAGGACAGGGAGCTACGTCAGTCCACTCTATAACACGAACTCGATGGAAGACTCAGCCTTTCCCTTCCACAGCTGAAATTGACTCGATTGCTCCAG TAACGACACACCTTGAAAAGGCCGATGAGAGCTCGAACTTGATTGCCATTATCGTGTCCGTATTGGCGTCTTTGGTCATTTTGGGGACAGCCGCTGCTCTTTTGTTGTTCTTAGTTTATCGGTCTCGAAAAAAAG gttcaaaattaaacattcaGCGATATCAGCGACAACGCAACATTATCAAACTAAATGCCTCGATAGTATGTCTCCAGCCGAGCAGGAAATGGATGACTGCGAATCTCTGCCTGAAGTTAAACGACAAGATACGTGCGTCACAATTGAAGAAGGAGATGAAGGATCATTCTTGA
- the LOC141887301 gene encoding E-selectin-like isoform X2: MSFDFIVSGCSGLIHHASFNCSYYTFHENSTESRSWETSRLLCQKSSEGDLVSIEEEEERNFVKDIVKKLPVIKYFIGLKKDNGKWKWLSNQTTVNSSQGKSPWAPGEPSWTPYRKDNCATIYGKYRRYLGRFSDLSCSLRSRYSGHICERAVSCTKHERGTSLTKKTSQVPPVHSTTRTSSQGQPSSHFKAEIKSTVSSMTTI; this comes from the exons ATGTCTTTTGACTTTATTGTCTCAGGGTGTTCTG GTCTCATCCATCATGCTTCTTTTAATTGTTCTTATTACACATTTCACGAGAACTCAACCGAGAGTAGAAGTTGGGAAACGAGCAGATTGTTGTGTCAGAAATCGTCTGAAGGCGACCTTGTGTCTattgaagaggaagaagagcGGAACTTCGTAAAAGATATTGTCAAAAAACTACcagtaataaaatatttcattggCTTAAAGAAAGACAATGGAAAATGGAAATGGTTGAGCAATCAAACAACAGTCAATTCATCCCAAGGAAAATCCCCGTGGGCCCCAGGTGAACCCAGTTGGACACCGTACCGAAAAGATAATTGCGCAACCATTTATGGTAAATATAGGCGCTACTTAGGACGGTTTAGTGACTTGTCGTGCAGTCTTCGCTCGAGGTACAGCGGGCATATATGCGAGAGGGCTGTGTCATGTACCAAACATGAAAGAG GGACGAGCTTGACAAAAAAGACATCACAAGTTCCTCCCGTCCACTCTacaacaagaacgtcatcgCAAGGACAGCCTAGTTCTCACTTCAAAGCTGAAATTAAATCGACTGTTTCAAGTATGACAACTATATAA